A single Vigna radiata var. radiata cultivar VC1973A chromosome 8, Vradiata_ver6, whole genome shotgun sequence DNA region contains:
- the LOC106772809 gene encoding actin cytoskeleton-regulatory complex protein pan1 produces MAKEASLCVLFLFFLIISCSGSLVGFSYRERGDTSTSAKTISFLQQKNVSMSQIRIFVTDHRILSSLSNSIVPTDLYLNRSQVQSLITSKPSELKAHLLNFLQHSRIKSIIASCGNECLAQNEMPLFSRALKSISSVLRELHIGREVKVSVAFPLSYLEKLNTSHENSIRRILSFIREMKSFVMVEDSIDGELSMESHFDQAIIKRATLAASILPCKDVPIVLTMKSIVASTSMELAQFSERVSKYLEAKAHITKRIAALYAEVHRTEDLASKELKREEEELFPVSRREMLSESHKRRSLLDDTTSPTNVVFPTNPASSTPIITPPDTPTIITVPATNPVTISPSNPAGVPVTVPSTTPVTFPPTNPANTPVPVSNPATTTPVGIPPPTTNPVTSPPSSGNVPVTNPQPQPPPANTNAPVIQGQSWCVAKQGAPEASLQAALDYACGMGGSDCSQIQQGGNCYSPVTLQNHASFAFNSYYQKNPAPTSCDFGGTATLVNTNPSSGSCVFLSSSSSTTATPKSSPPTPPTQSSPTLPPPSPVTPTSIPTAPPTTSVTGPFGYGTPPSVLNSSNPASGTMPDFGSESPPVVNTTSASHSMSLRPSAGYILLMVSYVTMRLAMHP; encoded by the exons ATGGCCAAGGAAGCTTCTCTGTGCGTCttgtttctcttcttcctcattATCTCCTGTTCTG GATCTCTGGTGGGTTTTTCCTACCGTGAGAGGGGAGACACTTCAACTTCTGCTAAAACCATATCGTTCCTCCAGCAAAAGAACGTTTCCATGTCTCAGATTCGAATTTTTGTTACAGATCATAGGATTTTGAGCAGTCTCAGCAATTCCATCGTGCCAACTGATTTGTACTTGAATAGAAGTCAAGTTCAAAGTTTAATTACTTCAAAACCCTCCGAACTAAAAGCCCATCTACTTAACTTTCTCCAACATTCACGCATCAAAAGCATCATCGCTAGCTGTGGCAATGAGTGCTTAGCACAAAATGAGATGCCTTTGTTCTCACGTGCTTTGAAATCAATTAGTTCAGTTCTCAGAGAGCTTCATATAGGGAGGGAGGTAAAAGTCTCAGTAGCATTTCCACTTTCATACTTAGAAAAGTTGAACACATCGCATGAAAATAGTATTCGCAGAATTCTTTCATTCATAAGGGAAATGAAATCCTTTGTCATGGTAGAAGACAGCATTGATGGAGAATTAAGCATGGAGAGTCACTTTGATCAGGCTATAATCAAACGAGCCACTCTTGCTGCTTCCATTCTTCCTTGCAAAGATGTTCCTATTGTTTTAACAATGAAGAGCATAGTTGCCTCCACTTCAATGGAATTAGCTCAATTCAGTGAGAGGGTATCCAAATATCTAGAAGCAAAAGCTCATATTACAAAAAGAATAGCTGCATTATATGCAGAGGTTCATAGAACAGAAGATTTAGCAAGTAAAGAACTAAAAAGGGAAGAGGAAGAACTGTTTCCTGTCTCCCGCAGAGAGATGCTAAGTGAATCCCACAAAAGGAGAAGTCTATTAGATGATACAACCAGTCCAACAAACGTAGTTTTCCCCACAAATCCAGCATCATCCACTCCAATAATCACACCCCCAGATACACCAACCATCATCACAGTTCCTGCCACAAATCCTGTCACAATTTCCCCTTCCAATCCTGCTGGAGTGCCTGTCACAGTTCCTTCTACCACACCTGTGACTTTTCCTCCCACAAATCCAGCCAATACACCAGTACCAGTGAGCAATCCGGCTACAACAACTCCTGTAGGGATACCACCCCCAACAACCAACCCTGTGACTTCTCCACCTTCATCAGGAAATGTTCCTGTCACAAATCCCCAACCTCAACCACCTCCTGCAAACACTAATGCTCCAGTCATTCAGGGACAGAGTTGGTGTGTGGCAAAGCAAGGAGCTCCTGAAGCTTCTCTTCAAGCAGCACTAGACTATGCTTGTGGAATGGGTGGGTCAGATTGTTCTCAAATTCAGCAGGGTGGGAATTGTTACAGCCCAGTTACATTGCAGAACCATGCCTCTTTTGCCTTCAACAGCTACTATCAAAAGAATCCAGCTCCAACAAGCTGCGACTTTGGAGGGACTGCCACCTTAGTTAACACAAATCCAA GTTCGGGTTCATGCGTTTTCCTATCCTCATCGTCATCAACAACAGCAACTCCAAAGTCATCACCCCCAACACCACCTACACAATCAAGTCCAACACTACCACCACCAAGTCCAGTAACACCTACATCAATTCCAACAGCACCACCAACAACATCAGTAACAGGCCCATTTGG GTATGGCACCCCACCTTCAGTGTTAAATTCAAGCAACCCCGCGTCAGGTACAATGCCAGATTTTGGATCTGAAAGCCCTCCTGTTGTAAATACAACATCAGCCTCGCATTCTATGAGCTTGAGACCTTCTGCTGGCTACATTCTTCTGATGGTATCATATGTCACTATGAGACTTGCTATGCATCCATAG
- the LOC106769807 gene encoding nuclear envelope-associated protein 2 isoform X2, whose amino-acid sequence MELEIGRLQKSLEQKDQQLQASASSTEKYLKQLDDLRSQLVATRKTADASAASAQSAQLQCSELVKELDEKNGSLREHEARVLRLGKQLDNLQKDLQARESSQKQLKDEVLRIEHDIMEALAKAGENKNCELRKILDEVSPKNFEKMNKLLVVKDEEIAKLKDEIKIMSAHWKLKTKELESQLEKQRRTDQELKKKVLKLEFCLQEARSQTRKLQRMGERRDKAIKELRDQLAAKQQREIVGADKQNQNFWDTSGFKIVVSMSMLVLVVFSRR is encoded by the exons ATGGAATTGGAAATTGGCAGGTTGCAGAAGAGTTTGGAACAAAAAGACCAGCAGCTTCAAGCTTCAGCTTCCTCTACTGAGAAG TATCTGAAGCAGTTGGATGACCTTAGATCACAGCTTGTAGCAACGAGGAAAACTGCTGATGCAAGCGCTGCATCAGCTCAATCAGCTCAGCTTCAATGTTCAGAACTTGTAAAAGAACTAGATGAGAAAAATGGTTCACTGAGAGAGCACGAGGCTCGTGTCCTAAGGCTAGGGAAGCAACTGGACAATTTACAGAAGGATCTTCAGGCAAGGGAATCTTCACAAAAGCAAttgaaagatgaagttttgagaATTGAGCACGATATTATGGAGGCTCTTGCAAAAGCCGGAGAGAACAAGAACTGTGAACTGCGGAAAATCTTAGATGAGGTTTCTCCTAAAAATTTTGAGAAGATGAATAAGCTTCTAGTTGTTAAGGACGAAGAAATAGCAAAACTTAAGGATGAAATCAAGATCATGTCCGCTCACTGGAAGCTCAAGACTAAGGAATTAGAGTCACAG TTGGAGAAACAGCGGCGTACTGATCAGGAGCTGAAGAAGAAGGTGTTGAAGCTGGAATTCTGTCTACAGGAAGCTCGTTCCCAAACACGAAAACTCCAAAGG ATGGGTGAACGACGGGACAAAGCTATTAAAGAACTGAGAGATCAATTAGCGGCAAAGCAACAAAGAGAAATTGTGGGTGCAGATAAGCAGAATCAGAATTTCTGGGACACGTCTGGATTCAAAATCGTGGTCTCTATGTCCATGTTGGTCTTGGTGGTATTTTCAAGGCGTTGA
- the LOC106769807 gene encoding nuclear envelope-associated protein 2 isoform X1 yields the protein MSEKPSSSSTSSKAVREVDPSLQDLNEKKQSFRRNVVSLAAELKELRSRLSSQEQSYARETLTRQEAETNAKNMELEIGRLQKSLEQKDQQLQASASSTEKYLKQLDDLRSQLVATRKTADASAASAQSAQLQCSELVKELDEKNGSLREHEARVLRLGKQLDNLQKDLQARESSQKQLKDEVLRIEHDIMEALAKAGENKNCELRKILDEVSPKNFEKMNKLLVVKDEEIAKLKDEIKIMSAHWKLKTKELESQLEKQRRTDQELKKKVLKLEFCLQEARSQTRKLQRMGERRDKAIKELRDQLAAKQQREIVGADKQNQNFWDTSGFKIVVSMSMLVLVVFSRR from the exons ATGTCGGAGAAACCATCTTCATCGTCGACATCATCTAAAGCTGTTCGAGAAGTTGATCCGTCCTTACAGGATTTGAATGAAAAGAAGCAGAGTTTTAGACGCAACGTGGTATCCTTAGCGGCAGAGTTGAAAGAGCTTCGTAGTCGTCTTTCGTCGCAGGAACAATCGTATGCCAGAGAAACTCTAACAAGACAG GAAGCAGAGACAAATGCCAAGAATATGGAATTGGAAATTGGCAGGTTGCAGAAGAGTTTGGAACAAAAAGACCAGCAGCTTCAAGCTTCAGCTTCCTCTACTGAGAAG TATCTGAAGCAGTTGGATGACCTTAGATCACAGCTTGTAGCAACGAGGAAAACTGCTGATGCAAGCGCTGCATCAGCTCAATCAGCTCAGCTTCAATGTTCAGAACTTGTAAAAGAACTAGATGAGAAAAATGGTTCACTGAGAGAGCACGAGGCTCGTGTCCTAAGGCTAGGGAAGCAACTGGACAATTTACAGAAGGATCTTCAGGCAAGGGAATCTTCACAAAAGCAAttgaaagatgaagttttgagaATTGAGCACGATATTATGGAGGCTCTTGCAAAAGCCGGAGAGAACAAGAACTGTGAACTGCGGAAAATCTTAGATGAGGTTTCTCCTAAAAATTTTGAGAAGATGAATAAGCTTCTAGTTGTTAAGGACGAAGAAATAGCAAAACTTAAGGATGAAATCAAGATCATGTCCGCTCACTGGAAGCTCAAGACTAAGGAATTAGAGTCACAG TTGGAGAAACAGCGGCGTACTGATCAGGAGCTGAAGAAGAAGGTGTTGAAGCTGGAATTCTGTCTACAGGAAGCTCGTTCCCAAACACGAAAACTCCAAAGG ATGGGTGAACGACGGGACAAAGCTATTAAAGAACTGAGAGATCAATTAGCGGCAAAGCAACAAAGAGAAATTGTGGGTGCAGATAAGCAGAATCAGAATTTCTGGGACACGTCTGGATTCAAAATCGTGGTCTCTATGTCCATGTTGGTCTTGGTGGTATTTTCAAGGCGTTGA